Genomic DNA from Verrucomicrobiota bacterium:
CTAGGCTTTCGCGCTTTGTCAGCAACCCATTTTACGCAGCGGAACAACTTCTCTTTGCTTGTCCAGCGCTTGTTTCCTCGGTTACGTTCTGCCCGACATCTCAGCATTCGCACGCAATGGAAGTGGTGATTTTATGCGGTGGGTTAGGCACGCGGCTCCGGGAGGAAACGGAGTTCCGTCCCAAGCCCATGGTGCCGATCGGTGGCCGGCCGATCCTCTGGCACATCATGAAAATCTACGCCCATTACGGGCACAAGCGGTTCATTCTGTGTCTCGGATACAAGGGCGAGATCATCAAGGATTACTTCCGGAACTATCACTGGAACACTTGCGACGTCACGTTGCGCCTCGGCGCCAAACCTCAAATCCACTACCACGGCAAACACGAGGAGGAAGATTGGGAGGTCACGCTGCTCGACACGGGCTTGCAGACGCAAACGGGCGGGCGCCTCCTCCGCGCGCTGTCGTTCGTCCAATCCGAGACGTTTCTTTTCACCTACGGGGACGGCGTGACGAACAGCGACATCAATCAGTCCATCGAATTTCACCGCCAGCACGGCGCGATCGTGACCGTGACCGCTGTCAAACCGAGCGGACGCTTTGGTGAACTCGCTCTGGACGGCCAGACGATTACTGCCTTTCGCGAAAAGCCTGAGAAAGAAACGTTCGTCAGCGGGGGATTCTTCGTGATGAACAAGAGCGTTGGCCAGTATCTGGAAGGCGGCGATGCCTGCGTGCTGGAACGGACGCCCCTGGAGCGGCTCACCCGCGAAGGCCAGGTCAAGGCGTATTGCCACTCCGGTTTCTGGCAGTGCATGGACACGGCGCGGGAACAGGATTGGCTCAACCAGTTCTGGGCGGCGGGCAACGCGCCATGGAAGCTCTGGTGATCGACCCACTTTTGTGTACCGTTCCGAGTTCAACGTTCGACGTTCAAGGTTCGAGGTTCGCAATTTGTCCCTCGAAGGTCCAACATCCAACCTCGAACGCCGAACGTTGAACCGACGGGCCTTCGTCAATAATCAGAAGCTGCCTCTGCCATGAAGAAACCTTTGAACCAATTCATCTGGCTGGCCGTGGCGGTGCTCGGCGCCTGGGCTTATGTCACGCTCGCGCTGCATCGCGGCGAACAAATCAGTTCGGCCTACATCCTCACAGCGGCGCTTTGTTCCTATGCCATCGGTTTTCGGTTTTACTCGAAATGGGTCGCGGCACGCATCCTGGCGTTAAACGACCGACGTGCCACGCCTTGCGAAGTGCGGGAGGACGGCAAGGATTTTGTGAAGACGAACAAGTGGATCGTCTTCGGCCA
This window encodes:
- the rfbF gene encoding glucose-1-phosphate cytidylyltransferase, with protein sequence MEVVILCGGLGTRLREETEFRPKPMVPIGGRPILWHIMKIYAHYGHKRFILCLGYKGEIIKDYFRNYHWNTCDVTLRLGAKPQIHYHGKHEEEDWEVTLLDTGLQTQTGGRLLRALSFVQSETFLFTYGDGVTNSDINQSIEFHRQHGAIVTVTAVKPSGRFGELALDGQTITAFREKPEKETFVSGGFFVMNKSVGQYLEGGDACVLERTPLERLTREGQVKAYCHSGFWQCMDTAREQDWLNQFWAAGNAPWKLW